AATATGGAAGACATATTTGGTGGCGGAGAAAGTAGTAAACATGAAAAGCGGTAGTTCCAAGACAAACCACTTAGTCCATATTCAGGGTTTTTGATTTGGTTTGAAGATAAATATCTCTTTGTTTAGTTGCACTCAAAAGGTGACAGCTTGCATTCTAGAAACCCCGACCAACTTTATAGCTCTCAACCATGATATTTAAGAAAACTAAATAAACACACACGACAATGTGTATTTGCAATCTATTAAGAGACTTTAGTTAAGTCGGTAAATATTTACGATTTGGTATGTTCTACTTCTTCCATCTCAAAATAATTGTCTCAACCTTAGTATAACTTCATACTAAAGTTtatacaaagttaagacacttattttgggacagagggagtattttctaAGATCTAGCATAATTGGATGAAAAAGAGACACTTAGTATCTCAAAAATAACTAACTACGTCACAGTCGTTCTGATATATCTTTAAAATTTATCAAAATTGGCTTTTCCCAACCGATGTTAAAATTACATAATAAAAATGTTATATCTTCACATTTAGTTATATTGTTAAGTACTCTCTCAAtttgaaaatacttgtcggagaaatggatgtatctagatgtatttttgtTCTATATACATTCATTTTTATCTATTTAGTTGCTAGGTATAATAGAAAAGCATATAGGTTAAGTTCGCATGTTGAAAATATAATTATAATTATAGTAACATAAAAGTAAAATAGTTTAATCTAAATAAAAGCGAGCGTTGGAGACGATTGGTTTCAACGGTCATCATTCGCTTTGCACAACGTCGGATGCCGATGCACCTGCAATGAATCAACTCGTTCATTCGCCACTGTTAGTTACATCACAAGTTACTCATAAAAAATCGAGCCCTGActatcaaaaaacaaaaaacatttcTGAAAAAAAGATGAATAAGGGCATATATAGGCCTGGGCGTTCGGTTAGACCGAAAAATTTGTTTCAGTACTTCGGTTTATACAGAAATTTGGTTTCATGTTTTTTCCTGACCGATCGATCTTCAGAAAAATCAATGACTAAGACTTTGGTGAACCTATAATTCTGTTCGGTCCTCGGTTATTACCGAAGGGACCCGATATTTTTGTTGGGATGAAGAATCGGGAATCAAATCTTGGCCAAGAAAATAGGGAGAGGAGAACAAGAATTAATTGATCCATCTGTATCATACAGCAGCGGGTGCATCATCGGAAGCGGGCAGCCGTCCATGAAGGAGTGTTGGCCGTGAACCCATGACCGCGTGGGAGTGATGGATGTCCTCGGCCATCACCTATCGCGAGGGAGCCATGGGCGCCGCCGGCAGCCACCACGCGGGACGCATGGGTGCACGCACGCAGCCGGCCGCTGCTGGTTTGTGCGAGGTTGGGAAACTAGAGGTGGCGGCGCTGCGTGGAGTGGCCTGTAGATGAGTGGAGGAAGGCAAAGCCTTTAGCGGATCCAGGATAAGATGCGGGGACTGTGTGTGTGGTTGAGGAAAACGCCCATCGTCTAGTTTTTTAGCTTGAAGTGCTTCGTTACATGTTAAAGTAGATGGACTATTGGGCTTAATGAGTGGAATATTGCTTTTGCCCCCTCCCCCCACACCCCGTGGCCCCCGCGTCGTCTGCTTCGGGCGACTCGGGCGGAGACTAGGGTTTCCCGTCGCGCCGCCGCTCCCTCACCCTTCCTCCCTCGCCGCCACCTGAGAAAGCCGCTGGATCCGCTCGCGCGGCCGCCCGTGATGGTGGCAGCGAGGCCTCGGTCGCTCCTTTCCTCGAGGAGGACCTCGGATCTGGGGCGGCGACCCTtcttggcgaggcggcggcgccttCTCGGCCGGCGTCATTCGTGGGTGTGCTCTGGCCGGCAGCCTCGACCACGCGGGTGGTGAGACgtcggcgggtggcggtggcgcggATGTCTTCCCCTCCTCGTCAGATCTGAGGTTGGCTCCTTCCCCCTGTCTCCCTCGTCGCCGCCGCTTCTCGCCAGCCTCCCTCTGAGCGCCGGTATGATGTGGGTGGGTGACCGATGGTCTGGTTTTGGGCCGCGGGAAACCGTTGGCCGGCTTGGCCGGCCTGGCAGCAGCGACGTCCCTGATGCCGTCTCCTCCTTTGAGGTGCTGCAGAGGCCTTCCCCTTTCCACCCGTGTTTCCTTCTCCCGGGTGAAAGCCAAAAATCCGGCTTGGATTGGGTGGCGACGAAGCACTGTGCGTCGTGTCTTCCTTGGGGGCGCTGCCTGGGGAGGGTTGCGTTCAGGTGAGGGGTTCAAAAGTCAGAGCATGGGTGGCTTGGGTGGTCCGGTGACGGCGGTGTCACGAGGTTCGGCATGGCTAGGCGTCCCCGTCGGCTGCCTGGCAATGCTCCTCGGTGGCCTGTCGGTTTACTTGCTGCCTTTGCTGCCTTTCTTCAGTAGCTGCACCTGGTGGTTTTCCTGCAGCTTTCAGGCGTTCTAGGTTGGGGCGACGCGGCAGTCGCGGAGTGCTCGATTGTTCAAGTGGTGATGTGTTGCGGCTGCTCTAGGTACCGAAGCTGGCACATCCCCTGCTCTACGGTGAGCGTCTCTCAAGTCCGCCGGTACGGCGCCTTGCGAGCCATGGCGAGAGGGAAGGGTCCCTCTGCGGCGAGAGAGACGGCGGATGTGTGTTGTCTTTCTACTTGGGCGTTGGTCGGGCTCACTTACCACACTCTGTTGCAAGCAGGTCTTCATCGTGCTCGTGTGTGCCCCATCCCTAGATGGCTGTTTGGCTGTAGTTTTCGGCTAGGACTAGCTTCGTGCTTTGTTTTCCTTATTCTTTTTGAGCTTGTGCGACCTATTGAGTTGTAAGCCTCCTAGAGTGTCCCGTTGCATCGTTTGGTCATGGGGGTTTGTGTGTATTTGTATTTTCTAGCCAGTTGATGACTTTATTAATTCAAAGCAGGGCTCTTCGCGAGCTTTCGTTTAAAAAAACTATTAGGCTTAATTAGTATGGCCTTAATACAGTACTACTATTTTGGTTAGTTCGGGAGATTCGGTCAACAACATTCAACGAGCGAATTCATCGATGTAATATCGGTTTCTCACGTTCGCTAACCCAGACAACAACCGAACCTTTGGTCCTCGGTTTTTTCGGCTTTGGTCTCAGTTTTTTTTGGCTCCGGTCTTTGGTTCTTAGTTTTTCTGCCTAGCCTTGGTCatataaggctggtcacaatggacaggaacttaggagtaacatcacacactccaatgcaattttgtttatgtggcacatatttaatggaGAGAGCTTCTTGTGGTAACtggctaagttaccggaacatcacacacttcaagaaacaatgagtctatatcctaataaatacatcgttgcataaCACTACATACATGTTCCTACCCATTATAAAGATAGTAACATAGTCGAGAGAAGTGTGtaggttactagcttatgttcctgCCCATTGTGACCAGTCTAAATGTACTTTGTGATACGCGGAGTAGTGATGGCGTTTGAGAGTGGGACCACTGCCTTGTCGACGCCGCTGCAGAGGAGGTGGACCGCCACAACATCGCCTTATTGTGCTCGCTTTTCTTCCTCCCAAAACCAACTCCTCGTGACGAGATAATTTAATCCCGGGTCAAATGGAGAGGTTTTAACAGGGATGCACGGGTACACTCATCTACGACGAATCTTATTTCCCGAACAGATCGCGGAATAGCCAGGTACCACGTACCCCCAGAAACGCTCGTGCAGTATATGACAGACCCATATTCTGTTTATAGTGAGCTTTTATACAATGGATATTGAGAAGGTTCTAGAATATTCTGTGAACCATTTgtttcttctgttttttagtttttaATTATCTTTTCTATCACCTTTCTTGTGTTCTACTTTTTATTTTATCaacatttttattttttgaacaatttttgaaacatgTTTTTTtgaaatttgcgaattttcaaatgcatgatttttGAAATATCGGAGCTTTTTTTGAAatacattttttttaaattcatgatttttttaaatccaGAACATTCATTGAAATGTGGGAACAGCATTCAAATTCATGAGTATTTTTTAAAATATGGGGACATTTTATGGAATTCAGAAACAAtttccaaatttatgaacattttgtgAAATGCAGGAACAATTTATTTAATTCGCATTTTTGTTGAAATTAGAATAATTTATATAGTAAATAAGTAACGATTTCCAAATTCATGTACATTTTTATAAATTCAGAAACGATTTTCATATTCTTTAACATATTTTAATATTCCATTTTTTGAATTCTAAGAACATTTTTTAATTGTGAAGGCTTTTTCAGGTTAAGTTTTTTTTTTAGAATTTCAACTTAAAAAAAGTAATGCGAGTTTGCTCGCTTTCTCGTACAGGAAAGGTGGATCTTATTTGCCGTGAGCATCAAACTGTTACGGCTTTGCTGAAACGTTGCGAGCGACAGACGCGACACGGGCCGGCGCACTTCAAAGTGAGCAACGTTTAGCGAACCACCCGAACCAGTTTTTACCTTTTTTTTTTATCTTTTACTGTTTTTTATCTAGTTTTTTTTCATATATTTagtttgatttttgtttttcttctaatTTGTTCCATTTttcttcataaattcaaaaaaaaaatccaagTCAATCATAATTTCATCTCTTATTTTTGGCAAAATGTTCTAAATCCAAATTGTGTTCATGTTTTTAAAAATTGTTACGTTTTCAGATTTTGATCTCGTTTAAAAAAATAGTGTTTTGAAATAAATGTCACCGTACATTGAAGACAATATTAACTATGTATGAACAAATGTTCATCATGTTTAGAACAATTGTTCAGTGTGCATTTGAAAAGGAGTTCAccgtatttttcaaaaaaattcattgtGTATTTGAATAATGTTCATCGTGTACTTAGAAAATTTTCAATGTCTATTTCAAATTCACTTTTTTTTAACTTTTTCGCATTTCAGAAAAATTGTTCGGAATTTGACATTTGTTCACAGTTTGAAAAATGATCAAATTCAAAACTGTTCACGTTTTACAATTTTCTTCGAACTTGATACCTGTTCATGagttattatttgcaatttttaaaGACATTTATTAACCATTTTCTAAGAAATGGTCataaaaatctgatttttttgtaTTAGCGGCTGCAGTTTGTTCTTAAATGTTCGCACAACCTACGGATTTTTTACACTCAAAAGCTCAAGTGCTAAGGAACACTGGGTCTCCGACGCATTTTTGAGGGATTTTAGCAGTCGCACAAGACAGCTCGCTATCGGGCACTGAATGGGCCGACCTGTTAGGATCCTGTTACGCGTAAGCGCTGGCAGTGGGACGCACTTGAGCGTCGGGACCTCCTATATGTACACGtaagagagcaactagttaacgatcgctccttcgggagcctctaACGATCATTTGGAGGGAGGGGCAAGAGTGTGTCACTTGGCACGTTTTAAGCCGCTGCCGCATGTCGCGCTCTGGGCGTTTCTATGGATTTTTTCCAGATGTTTTCGGCATTTTAGacgggttttcttttttttttgtttttcatcggtctttcttagcttttggacgagaaaagttttaaaaaaaaatttgCGAGAAAAAAACCGTTTTGCTTTTTGTtgcgcgagaggcacgattttgcttccacaGGAGACActgttttgctttcgcgagaggcatgaccGTGCTTCTCTGAaacgaaaaaaacacattttcCCTTCCGGAAGAGGCAtagttttgctttcacgagaggcacggcctTGCCTCTCGGAAACCGAAAAAAGGCATTTTGTTTTTTCCCTTTTGCGACATGGCTGTGcctcttgaaatgaaaaaaaatcatgttttttttcttccacgagaagCACGACCACGCctcttgaaaaggaaaaaaaatgagttttttttcttctttccacTAGAGGCATGATTTTGATTCCGTGAAAGGCACGATTTTGTTTTTGCGAGAGGCATGGTCGTgtctctttcgaaaagggaaaaaatgcTTCCTGTTCGGTTTTTTTATCCGTTTTTTTATGAAAAAAAGTTTGTCTAAACCTATTAAcagggatctagttttgaagatctcgacgccagaaatccaatgatgaaaacggtcCAAAAAttgaacgcacggtttaagagatataACGTTTAAAAAAATGAATCTATGAAAAGGGGAAAGCTCACTTTtcagtgcgccacttgtcgcatcCTGAAGGGTGAGAGTGATGTTTGGAAGGAGTACTTCTTTGATTTCGGGGCTAAAAAAGAAAACTGCGATATCTATTTGGGCCGTGGTCGTGCCTAGCCCAGTAAAGCTGACGCCTCCAGCCCGTGTCACGGAAGGAAAAGAGCCTCCACAGTCCAGCACGCTCTTCCCCGGAACCCAAAACCGTCCACGTCTTCTCCCCCTCCCCAAGCCAGGCCTAGCTCAGCCGCCGGCGAACATGGGGACGCGGGAGGTGTACGAGGAGAAGCTCCGCAGCGGCGCGCACCTCCACCGCGACCCCACCATCAACCCCGGCCTCGGCTCCGCCCGCTGCCCCCGCTGCCTCTCCCTCCTCAACCCCGCCACCAGCTCCGTACGTACTCCCCAACCCCCCTTCCCCCCCTCTCCCGATTCCTCCTCCTCCATCTGCCCCGCGGTTCGTTCTGACCGGATGTTTGTGCTTTTCGCTTGGACGGCCGCGCAGGGAGGGCGCGACTGGGCCATCACCTCCGTCCTGCACGACGCCACCGCCGTGGTAACGCGATTTCGCCCCCCTTTTTTGCTGCTTAATTTCTACGGGCGCCTGCCCGAGATCCGTAATTGGGGAGATTCGTCGCTAACTTTGTGTGCTGGCTTCCTGCCTGTCCTGTTGCTGCAGACTGGTTCTGGCGCCGGCGCGATGCTCAGTGCGGTGCACGGGTTTAATACAGGTTCGTTGTGTTTGATTTCGGTCCATTGCTTAGTTGTTAGTCAGGTATGCTCTGGATGAGAAATTGGAATGTTTTGGTTTTTGGAACAGGGATCCCGTTTGTCCAGAAGCATGTCAAGGGGCCCAAGTGGCTGCACTTACTTGTTGGGGTAAGTCTTGATTTTGGTTCATATGGTGCTGGTATGCAAGTATCGCTTTGATTCAGCTCGGTCATCTTGATTGTTGGATTTACAGTTTTGTCAGGATAGTTTAAAAGATTGGTGCATCTTCTTACATCTCTAAAGCTGTGTTTTGCAATTGTGACGCTAGAAGATGTATGTAGTGAAGGAGGTTATCCATCATTAGTTAATCAGGAGAATGAGTGACAGTTCGGCGCAAATTGACCCCAGTTTATGATCACATCAAACTCTATACGAGTAAAGGTGTTTGGTGTCTGCTACAGGAATGATAAGTTAATCGAGAAAACTTCTGCCATTCTATACGGATAGGAACACTAAAGGAAACTAATTAGCGAAACCTGTCTTTCAAGCATGATACAATTTTGAACTTAGCTGTGTGCCTGTGTGTAGTTCAAGAACAAGATCAGGGTATTTACTTAATTTTAAAGGATCGAATGATATTTGCTTAATTTTTGAACAAATGATATTGATGGAAGGTAAAGAAATGCCATCTCCCAAGGCACCTGTTCGAATGTGTGACTGGCTGGACAGATTTTTATTGGAAAAAACGGTTGAATTTAGAATCATAAACATGGGTTTTCTGCATTTTCAGCATTAGAAAATTCAAACTTAACATAAGTTCTGGTTTGCTGCCATCTTTTAGACTGCTGAGATTATGACATGTGTTATTTACTTGCCTTGGGGCTTTTTTATCATGTGTTCTCGGTGCAACTGGCAATGGATTTTCATTTATCTGCTTTATGTTTGGCACTCGTAGCAGTTTCTGTAACTGTTAAGTTCACATTGTTGTTACATTTTCATTTAATTGGAGGTGATATTTTCTTTGTGCAGGTCCCTCCTTTGATCTTATTCTCTGGTGCCAGTGCTTTATTTGGGGGTAAGTTTTTGCAACGAAGTTCAGTTATCATTTTCTTATCTAAAAAGTTTCTTGAAATTAGCGTTGACAACAAATACCCCCCTGTATAGAAATTTGCATATTATAGCTAAAAAACCTGGAAtatgttctttttcttcttgttttgtTTGTGCATTGGTAATCATTGTGAACCTCTATGGCCTGTATGCATTTGTTAAGGGCGCACAGAGAAAGTGACCATAAGAAAATAGTGTGATCCACCATCATTTTTTGTTTAGTATCTGTCTGTATATTTCTATATAGTTCTCAGCCTAGCATTTACTTGCAAATCCTGTATCGAGGTTGCAGATATAGATTTTAGGTGCAATAGAAAGGAATTATTTGATCAGGTTGGGACTGGACATGGGGTATGCTTCATTTTAGCTTTCTTTAAGCATCGCATATACCTTGCCAATTTCTGTTATCCTAATAACCACGTAAAAATTGACAGCTGAGCAAAGTTACAGAAGACATGTATCCTCTTCTTCCTAGTTCTATGAGTCTTAAATTTCTTAGGTTAACAAGTCGTTATCTCAAACGGGAAGTGGGTCATCTGCACTTTGGCAGATTATAGAGCTCTTGGCTTATTCCAAATCTCTGTAGTTTCTCTAAAATTTATTTCTAATCTATTAGAGCGTATGGTAAATCTTGGGTTATTACAAATCTCCGATGCTCCTCTTAAAGATATTTCTAATCTTAGCCTCAATTGATTGTTGGATGGTAAGTCTTTTTTTGTATACTTAGCTACATGTTGTCAGGCATGTTGCCAACATTAGCTAGGTATAAACTAGCAATTTCTTATCCTGTGCCTGTTATATTGAAAACTAAAAATACTCCTGAAGACTCACCAGCCATTCGCTGGAGCGTGCAGTCCGAGGAATTGCATTTTCGAGACATTATGCCTGATCATCTGCTACTTTGTTTCTTGCAGCATATGCGCTCCCAACGTTTGCCCAGCTCACTGTGACATCCTATTATGCTGCATCAAGTGCCTCTCACTACGCAGTTTCACAGATCACACGCCACATCGAGAAGGCCCATTTATCTGGCGCTCCTGACGAGAAGACTTGATTAGCTGCTTGCAATCAGTCAGTTTGTTTGGTGCACATCGTATATATGGACTCTCTGCTTCTCCATGCCGCAGTAGTCTGATAGTTTTGCGGAGTTCCAGGCTCAAAACCTGTTCTACCATAAGTATAATTAATTATCACAGTACGTAGCTTTGCTAATTGCTACTCATGTCACGTTTAAGAGCAAATTTGCTGGATTCCTTGGCTCCTTTTGCTGTTTGAAAAATGCTATCTGAAATTATTTGTCATGAATTCGGAGTATGAATTCGTACTACAATGCATGTAATCTTGTGTGTAAAAGGACCGAGCAAGAACTCTGCCAAATTCAGCGTTTGATAAACAGTCTGCTTTACCAAACTTCAATCAAGTGATCTTTATCACTGTGCTTATGCTGACAGAAGATACCTGAGCTTATTGTTTCAACTTCTGAATGCCAGATAAAGAACTTGTTTGTAGATTCATGAAAAATCAGTCAAGTTCATAACTGACTATATACTAAATGAGCTTGAAATGAATAGATTAACCAAAGGAACGGCCATAACCAAATGTCTTGGTTTAGGACCAGAACTGAATTTTCCTCGGTTTAGCAACATTTGCGAGCCAAGTTCGACTGGATGTACTTTCCACGTTAATTCAGTGCCAGCGTAAACGTTAGACAGAAACCAGCCACTAATAAATACTAGTAGTAGTATGCCCGTACAGAACACTCGTTAATCATCACCCAGATCAATCTCGAGGTCCAGGAAGATGGGATCGAGCAGGCCGGGCGGCGCCTTGACGCCGGACCACCGCGCCCTCTCCCTCGCCTGCCGCCGCTGGTCCTTCCCCCGCAGCCGCCACGCCAGGAGCTTCCTCCGCTGCTTCCCGCCCCACGGCCCGGCGCCGCCGCAGCCCGGCGGCAGAGCCGTGCGCCGCCTGACGGACCGCAGCGGCCCGCGCGGCGCCCTGCGGTCGCCGGCCCTcttcctcctggccggcggcctcggctcctcctcgccctcctcgtcCCCCCCGGCGTCCTCGTCGGAGTAGTACGCGTACAtgccggcgtcgtcgtcgtcgtcgacggAGTAGTGGTAATCGGAGTAGGAGCCGCGGAGCGCTTCCTCGCTGGCCATGGTCGGTTGATCGCGCCGGTTAGGGCTGGGGAttggcggcggcggggggcgctCGCGCCCTTATTATGGGGCCACGTACGACGTCGGTGGCGTGTGGCTTGGCGCCGCTTGGCGCGTCGTGTCTGACCGTCTCTTCGTTTCCGTCACGCGTGCGCGACG
The sequence above is drawn from the Triticum aestivum cultivar Chinese Spring chromosome 7A, IWGSC CS RefSeq v2.1, whole genome shotgun sequence genome and encodes:
- the LOC123152156 gene encoding uncharacterized protein encodes the protein MGTREVYEEKLRSGAHLHRDPTINPGLGSARCPRCLSLLNPATSSGGRDWAITSVLHDATAVTGSGAGAMLSAVHGFNTGIPFVQKHVKGPKWLHLLVGVPPLILFSGASALFGAYALPTFAQLTVTSYYAASSASHYAVSQITRHIEKAHLSGAPDEKT